One segment of Sesamum indicum cultivar Zhongzhi No. 13 linkage group LG4, S_indicum_v1.0, whole genome shotgun sequence DNA contains the following:
- the LOC105160363 gene encoding uncharacterized protein LOC105160363, giving the protein MYAETGLMFPYFHNFPQQFEDFCCSHKPNASSGISSCVIPTSTVSDYNLWAEGDLFKAPEPVIEEPAMGLDPVTAAISMISCGEDVMPTQSLAVSDIESSIQSGQLLSEVFYECRKDLLAKEGNETPLSEVLNIKISTDENLTADEKLVAESPFQKSISSSCLRSMECVNEAPVRPNFLDFPVMDFGTAYGMRRAFSEGDIKTLGNGNINFQSPMEQPKIVSTFTSEDRKEKLSRYRNKKSKRNFGRKIKYACRKALADSQPRIRGRFAKTEDKETSKKR; this is encoded by the exons ATGTATGCAGAAACAGGGCTAATGTTCCCATACTTCCACAACTTCCCTCAGCAGTTTGAAGACTTTTGCTGCTCCCACAAGCCCAATGCTTCATCG GGCATATCGAGCTGCGTCATTCCGACGTCCACGGTATCGGATTACAACCTCTGGGCAGAAGGAGATCTATTCAAGGCTCCTGAACCTGTGATTGAAGAACCAGCCATGGGCCTTGATCCAGTGACGGCTGCCATTTCAATGATTTCTTGTGGAGAAGATGTTATGCCCACCCAGTCGTTGGCCGTTTCAGATATTGAATCGTCGATTCAGAGTGGGCAGCTCCTCAGTGAGGTTTTCTATGAATGCAGAAAGGATCTTTTGGCAAAGGAAGGGAACGAAACGCCACTCTCTGAAGTCCTCAACATCAAAATTTCCACCGACGAAAACCTGACTGCTGATGAGAAGTTGGTTGCTGAGAGTCCGTTCCAGAAGAGTATTAGTTCAAGTTGTCTAAGGTCAATGGAGTGTGTGAACGAGGCTCCGGTGAGGCCAAATTTTCTCGATTTTCCTGTTATGGACTTTGGGACTGCTTACGGAATGCGAAGAGCATTTAGTGAAGGAGACATAAAG ACTCTTGGTAATGGAAATATAAACTTCCAATCTCCAATGGAGCAACCTAAAATTGTGAGCACTTTCACTTCTGAAGATCGCAAGGAAAAGCTGTCCAGATACCGGAATAAGAAGTCCAAGAGAAATTTCGGCAGAAAAATCAAG TACGCGTGCAGGAAAGCTCTGGCTGATAGCCAACCAAGAATTCGAGGAAGATTTGCAAAGACGGAAGACAAAGAAACTTCCAAGAAACGATGA